actttttcagtccagataccgataccgataactgggctttgggtatcggccgataccgagtaccgatccgataccactgtttaattaataaactgtaggctatgcctcactgtgtggaagagactgggatcattcttttatgtgtaaagcaacatcaggcttgactttaacattgctttcctaactttgtaaaacaaaatgtaacaaataaatacatagatataaatgtactcaattgttatttattattaaaataataaataatcgtgctccagcaacttggtaaaacatcttcaaaattaacaggaattacaattcaagtgtaaaccttttaaatgcagcaacaaattggtcaggaattaaaattccagtataaaacaatacaactgcatcaaatgagaacaaaatgtaaacattaaatcacaattaagtcacaaactagtgcaaacaaacttgataaattaaatcataattcacacaagtagtataaacaagtaacttggtaaaaacaaaacattcaaaatatgcagaataagcctaaattactgaaataactggcttaactggtaatcttactttatgaaacagccctcagaaaaaaaatcaaggtatgttagtctgactatgtgtcggccgaatggagcagcagtacctgacaaacatggaaaacactttaaatcgtgttgtggcaggacgtagtatgcgcacgtagacataaacatagaattgaattgaatagatcgaccccattgtcaccgatacccgatccagctatttgagtcagtatcggaccgatatccgatatcagtatcggatcggtgcatccctatctctaataaaggcaaataattcccctaaaataaataaataaatgaatagtgTGTAAAccctgcagtgaaaccagtcCTAAAGCCGAACCACTTCTCACTTGGTCTTTTTCCATCGTATTTCCCAAGTTTTCATCACCTGCTTCACTGCAGAGCTTCTCACTTCTTGCCTCAGCTCTCCAGTACAGTCCTAACAGGCCGATGCACTTTTTCAACATATTAACAGACTGATTGTgttatgaaaatggtcaaatttaaagatattgaatatgtGATATGAGTGGATCTGCGTCTGTCCGGCAGCTGAACGACAGCGAGTCGGAGGAGTTTCTGCACGGCGTCGACCCCAACGAGGTTTTCCCCAGCGGGCCGCCGGGCGACGCCCCGTCCGAGAGCGACAGCGGCATCTCAGAGGACCCCGTCACCGAGGGCCCCGACGTCGAGGGCCCCGTCACCACGGCGACCGTCCAGCCGGCCCCGGCGACGCTCTACCAGGTGGTGTATGACATCAGCGGCCTGGGCAGCGTCAAGACCGAACCTGGACAACAGAGTGTGGACGTCATCTCTATAGAGCtgggtgagggtgtgtgtgtgtgtgtgtgtgtgtgtccgttagAACCAGATAagcaggaatgtgtgtgtccttcctATTGTAATTCAAAAGTTTGAGCTTTCACAATAAGAGTGCTGATGGTTCAGAAACTGACAGTCAGAACAGTCAATATTTTTGCTGTTGAgttgtgaccaagtcaactccgCTTGAGTCCCAAGTTTAACTGTAGATcaacaagtcaagtccaagtcaagtccaagtcattaatgtcaagtctcaagtctaaatgtagaacagcaagtcaagtcagaacaaatcaagagtccagtatcaatttaatatcttaaagaaaactaaatatctaggacttttcaatgcaatatggttttaataggataaaaacttggtaagagcatcatgagtttgatttctataatcagtttcaacttcaataaattcaatcattccatacaaattcagaaaacagaatttaaattcagtcgtccgctggaacaaatctcatcactttcaatctaagtcatttacacaaacacaagatctcaagtcaagactttagaaaccttttcaagtcatcaaagtacaagtcagagtcaagtcccaagtcaccagaacccaagtcaagtcaagtctcaagtcttctcttcatgcatcaagtcaagtctcaagcaaacttgagacttgagtccaagtcatgtgactcgagtccccacctctgatttTAGGGTTTATCTCATTGGTTTTGAAAGGCTTACAGAAATACATGCAACTCTTGGTTGTTGCATCATCTGTACCAGAGGGTTGACAGTCAATGTGAATTTCTGCAGcggttgtatgtgtgtatgtgtgtgtgtgtgtgtgtgtgtgtgtgtgtgtgtggaggggggggtaaTTCATTAATTGCATGAGGTCACCAAATAATACTCGTCATGTTTCCTCCTGTATTCATCCTGCTGTGCTGTTTTCTTCCTGTCCAGATGAGTGGAGTTCTCAGATGTTGTTTTCAGACTCGTGTATCGTCAACGAGCTTCCGGTGGTTTCTGCGGCTCGGCTGGACGGCGGCTACACCgtcgctgccgccgccgccgccgacccCCCCAGCCCCGACGACTCgctggtgaggaggaggaggtttagACTGTTATCAACCTGGGGAAGATTTTCACTGCTGCACAGTCACACTGGAGGTCGTtttggggttcagtgccttgctgatGGGCACGTCAGCGGTACTGAAGGACTCCGGCACTCATCTGCTTTCCCTGGGGATTCGAACCAACATCCCTCtgacatttagatttttttgtcttattcttTCTTTCAGAAACTCAGCGTGGTGAAAAGACTTCCTCACTAGCGCTCCAACTGTTTTAagtagcttgttagcattgttagcattctttcattcatttctccaGACTGGACATCAACTGCTACTGTTTCTATTCAAATTATTCACCGACCAGTTAGTCATAAAGCTTTGAGTGGAATATATGATTGGGTGAAATGACAGATAAAATCCTGCCTGACTAGACTCTGCTTAAAGGAAGCTGTAGTTCACTTGACTAATGCTCTCAACTCTCTTTTTTATCTCCGGCTGatccaaaaatgtaattaatctAGTCTTAGTTGCTCTGAGGAAGCCTTAGCAGAGTTCATGTGTGGTGCAGATGTTTCCATAGGAACCATCTCCACCTTTTTAGAttactaaaaataaaatgtctgccAGCTCGGTCTGCAAACAAGAAAGCCATGAAGTGGTTTGGGGGAATTTGAGGGTAAAGTTTGGGGTAAATTTCTCCCTGGTCCTCTTAATGGTGAGGGCTGGCTCCCCCATACTGACAGCATCCCCATGACCCCAGCacttaaaacaaacaacatgatGTGTTAAAATCTAACACAAGCAACCACAgataatgttgatttattgttttgcccatagaatTTGAATAGAGCTTCACACTTGCACTgcactttgtaggcgtggccTTTTAGCAGCAGcatcgccattcttatctattacgctctctcctccctcagcaaCCTTAGatctgcccttgagcaaggcactgaacccctaaACTGCTCCAGTCTCCACCAGTATCAGACTGTGGCTGGACCGGGacgctcccagtgtgaatgtgtgataCTGTATGAACGTTACGCAGGGTGGGAGGGAACAGGTTCATGCATACTCATCAAACCTTCCCAGATGAAATCAAAAACATTTAGAGCGGGTGTCTGGTGAGTTGAGGCTCGGTCTGGATGActgactcttcttcttctactgttttaGCTGTTCCCAGACCTCCAGCTGacggaggaggagcagaagctGCTGACCCAGGAAGGAATTTCTCTGCCCAACAACCTGCCGCTCACCAAGGTCAGACGGTCCGACCGGTGTGTCCATTTACAGGAGTGAAGTGTAGTTTGTACTTCTGCGTCTTAAGTGTCGCCGTAGCTTCGCCGTAGATCTTTGCGGTGCCGCTGTAGGACAACGCAAAGACCACAAGGGCTGTGATTGGCCGCTtggtgtctcctcctcctgtatcGGCTCCTGTGGgccgatagtgaagacaacatggagcagatgaagagagacgAGCCGAGGACAGATCATCTCCCGGTTATAAAGACACCAGATGAACTGAAACATCCACAACATGAGTTTCACTACGACTTCTTCTGTTGTTACTTCTGTGTGAACTGAAGCTCCACGCTGACATCTAGTGTTTTCAATGCAGAACTGTAAATACTTGCACCTCTTTAGACAGCTACTACTTTGACGCAAAAGTATAATTTGGCCGTAAAACACGATATCTGAGACGCCGTggatcagattttgatgaaagtTGTGGATGTGTGATGCGTTGAGTTTTAACGTTACTCTAAAGAACAAGCCTGGGAGGAAAAggtcacatttttttgtttgccgGTGTTTGAACGAACTGAATCACGGTGTGGagatttgaatgtgtttgaatgtgttttgaatcAAACTTTATTGGCAGGCTGAGGAGCGGATCCTGAAAAAAGTTCGGAGGAAAATCCGCAACAAGCAGTCGGCCCAGGACAGCCGGCGCCGCAGGAAGGAGTACATCGACGGACTGGAGAGCAGGTAGacccactgactgactggttcactgactgactgactgactgactgactgtctgacagaCTGGAGAGCAGGTAGacccactgactgactggttcactgactgactgactgactgactgactgactggagagcaggtagacccactgactgactggttcactgactgactgactgactgactgactgactggagagcaggtagacccactgactgactggttcactgactgactgactgactgactgactgactggagagcaggtagacccactgactgactggttcactgactgactgactgactgactgactgactggagagcaggtagaccgactgactgactgactgactgactggagagcaggtagaccgactgactgactgactgactgactggagagcaggtagaccgactgactgactggttcacagactgactggttcactgactgactgactgactgactggagagcaggtagaccgactgactggttcactgactgactgactgactgactgactgactgactggagagcaggtagaccgactgactgactggttcactgactgactgactgactgactggagagcaggtagaccgactgactgactgactgactgactggagagcaggtagaccgactgactgactggttcactgactgactggctggagAGTAGgtagactgactgactgtttaactgactgactgagtgactgtttaactgactgactgactgagtgactgtttaactgactgactgactgagtgactgtttaactgactgactgagtgactgactgtttaactgactgtttaactgactgactgtttaactgactgtttgactgactgactgtttaactcactgtttgactgactgactgtttacttaCTGTTTAAATGACTCACCCTTtaactgactgagtgactgactgtttaactgactgtttgactgactgcctgctgaCTGAACCCAGCAGCTCAGTGGTTTTCCTCAGCAATTAGAAAATATGTTGCTGAAAAGACTTTTGATTTCAATCTGCTAATCTGTTTCTGCTGTacgacataaagagagagagagaggtgtctgcagcagagaggcaggaTGAAACACTGACTGTCTCCTGTCCTTGTGAGGACCAGACGTCCTCACAAGGACAGGAAGATTACAAACCTCCtacagagtgaggacattttgccggTCCTCACTTTTTCAAGGGGCTGAAATGTTAAGTGTTAGTGTTAGGGGAATGAGTGTAGTCAGTGaaaagtcctcacaagtatagtgatataaacctgtgtatgtgtgtgtgcgtgtgtgtgtgtgtgtgtgtgtgtgtgacagggcaGCAGCTTGCTCAGCTCAGAACAAGGAGCTGCAGCGGACGGTGGAACAGCTGGAGAAACGCAACATGTAAGAAACGACTCTTACTAACTGTTAATTAACTATTAACTACTGACTATTAACTGATTTATAAAGGAAACTGAGGGAATTCATATTGAGAGTTATGTTGTAATGGATTATATTTAATGAGCgtgcattttgtcaaataaACCGCTCTCTGCACCTTGGTGTTACGGGGGTAAATGGTGGCAGAGGGaggttgccggtttgaatcccaaAGGAAACACTGTGTGGTAAAaggaagtgaatgagtgagtgagggataaatgcatttttaacagCAGAGCGGAAAGACACCGGACTGTACGCCACAGacggttttttttctctgctgtccaatcagatcaacGGGGAGGCGGGGCTTCTCCGGTGAGTCTTgtaaacaataaacatggaggATCAGCCGGAGCTTTACGACTTCTGGGAGGAAAGTTAGAGCTGAACTAGAAACGTCTGGaagcttttattattttttaaagattttttggacatttttgccttttatttggTAGTTGACAgttgagacagacaggagagggagagagagagatagagagagagggagagagagatagagagagagggagaaagagggagagagagagagagagagggagggagagagagagagatagagggagaaagagagagagggagagagagaaagagagagggagagagagagagtgagggagggcgagagagggggagagagagggagggagagagagagggagggagagggagggagagggggagagggggagaaagagagagagagagagagagagggacggagagagagggagggagggagagggggagaaagagagagagagagagagagagggagagagagagagagagggagggagagagagagggagagagagagggagagagagagggagggagagagagggatgacatgcaacaaagatTTGAATGTGGGACGTCTTGGCTCCTTGGTATGCAGCTGAATGTTTATAGTTTATAATAACTGTAGCTGCACAATAAGCAACAGCTGGCTGAGTGACGGACAGCTGACCGTCAGCTGACTCTGCGGTTACCTAGCAACAGGCAGCGCAGCGtctggactctctctcctcctgcagcagct
The Centroberyx gerrardi isolate f3 chromosome 12, fCenGer3.hap1.cur.20231027, whole genome shotgun sequence genome window above contains:
- the creb3l4 gene encoding cyclic AMP-responsive element-binding protein 3-like protein 4 — protein: MDAENGDLFLGGAAADSWNLDAPFCSDVIFTGSDKPLQDWAVDPNCLNDSESEEFLHGVDPNEVFPSGPPGDAPSESDSGISEDPVTEGPDVEGPVTTATVQPAPATLYQVVYDISGLGSVKTEPGQQSVDVISIELDEWSSQMLFSDSCIVNELPVVSAARLDGGYTVAAAAAADPPSPDDSLLFPDLQLTEEEQKLLTQEGISLPNNLPLTKAEERILKKVRRKIRNKQSAQDSRRRRKEYIDGLESRAAACSAQNKELQRTVEQLEKRNMSLLAQLRRLQSLIKQTVSKGAQTSTCILIILFSLGLIIMPSFSPFSRGSSADDDYKPTGVISRNILTDPASSLPTDEADGTAVQSDALSPPPDLNQSGPPDGGAILQQPIENPEITAFEGAVQEGSQSGNSSTLVGGRVEPLALGLRSTAGKGSLDPAKPAHADEM